CGAGGAGGGCGACCCGCAGATCGAGGTCGACGGCGGCGGGGGCGCCGGTGGGGTCGGTCCACGTGAGCACCAGGGTGCCGGCGTCGACGTCGGTCGCGGGGTCGCCGGGCGCGACCTCCACCTCGGCCAGGACGTCCAGGGGGAGGCCGTCGACGAGGTCGGGCAGGACCGTCGCGTCGCCGTCGACGCCGTACGCACCGAGGACCGACGCGAGGTGGACCCGCGGGTCGCCGTCGGCGGTCCGGGCGCGAACGTCCCGGGCGACGGTCGCGTCGGCCCCGACGACCTCCGCGACGACCGCGTCGCGGACGTCGCCCGCGGTTTCGGCGTAGCCGAACCGGCCGGCGCCGGCCTCGGCGAGGGCCGCGAGCAGGTCCTCCCCGAAGCGCGGGCCGACCCCGAGCGTGCTGGTGGCGATCCCGGTGGCGTGGAGGTCGGCGACGTCCTGGGCGAACGTCGCGGGGTCGGTGACGCCGACGTTGGCGCGGCCGTCGGTGAGGAGGAGGACGCGGGCGCGTCGGGCAGGGTCCAGGTGGTCGGCAAGCGCCTGCGCACCCTCGGTCCAGCCACCGTGGAGGGCGGTGCGTCCGCGCGCCGTGACGTCGTCGACCGCCGCGTGCAGGGCGCTGCGGTCCGACCCGAGTTCGGTGAGGGGCGCGCGTCGCTCGACCTCATGGTCGAACGTGACGAGGGCGACCCGGTCGCCGTCCTCGAGGAGGTCGATCGCGTCGTGCGCGCCCTGCCGCGCCGCCTCGAGCGGCGCCCCCCGCATCGAGCCGGAGCGGTCGAGGACGAGGGCGAGATCGAGGGGGGTGCGCGCGGGGCGTGCACCGTCCTCGAGGTGCCCCTCGAGACGCAGGAGGACGGGAACCGTGCCGCCCGCCGCGGGGAGGCCGTCCGGGACGAGCGGTCGGAGGGTGGCGGTCACGGTCCCGCCGCCGGCGGCGTGGCTCCGGGCGTGCGCCGTCGTGGCGGGGGTGGCGTCGGGGGTGGCGTGCGGGTCGGTGCGGTCGTTCTCCGGCATTCAGTCCCTCCCTTGGGCGTAGAGCACGATCTGGCGGACGACGTGGTCGAGCAGGCGTTGGCGGGCGTCGATGGTGGCGG
This genomic stretch from Trueperaceae bacterium harbors:
- a CDS encoding VWA domain-containing protein; this encodes MPENDRTDPHATPDATPATTAHARSHAAGGGTVTATLRPLVPDGLPAAGGTVPVLLRLEGHLEDGARPARTPLDLALVLDRSGSMRGAPLEAARQGAHDAIDLLEDGDRVALVTFDHEVERRAPLTELGSDRSALHAAVDDVTARGRTALHGGWTEGAQALADHLDPARRARVLLLTDGRANVGVTDPATFAQDVADLHATGIATSTLGVGPRFGEDLLAALAEAGAGRFGYAETAGDVRDAVVAEVVGADATVARDVRARTADGDPRVHLASVLGAYGVDGDATVLPDLVDGLPLDVLAEVEVAPGDPATDVDAGTLVLTWTDPTGAPAAVDLDLRVALLDDATYAAAARDDAVAAADAAHRIAARREVALDAARRGDRAAVAAEVAAMRALVADAPDVPPIRRHRAAIDRIADALERGDVGGARKRMRAEAERRRTGFERDDLLAGDAYDAKRAALEQRRAERAARATGASDVSAPAKPAPASPSDPTRRPPERTRSVPRDGGGTAEVRLVMGDLTEAAVDA